In Solimonas sp. K1W22B-7, the DNA window GTACAGCTCCCGCTGCTGCTCCAGCGACGGCTGGTAGGGCTGGCGGTCCCGCGCGAGCTGGCTGCGCTGCTCCAGCTCCTGCTGGCGCAGGGTCTGCTCCTGGTCCCGGTGCTGGTCCTCGCTGGCGGCGCGTTCGCGGCGGTAGTCGCGCTCTTGCTCGCGGCGCTGCAGGCGATCGACGAAGTCGTAGCCGCCCATGAAGCCGTCCATGAATCCGGCGATGCGGTAGCCGCTGTTGCTCATCGCGCAGCTCCCTGCGGGCCGCGCAGGCCCATGGGTTGCGTGGCCCGGCGCAGTTGCGCCAGCAGAGGCTCGCGGCCGCCGGCCTGCTCGATGCCGGCGGCGAGCATGGCGGCGCCGCGCAGGCGGTCGCGCAGCCGCTGCAGGGGGATGCGCAGCACCTCGTCGGTGTCGGCGGAGGTGCGGCCACGCGTCACCGGCGCGCGGTAGTCGTACTCGCTGCCGTCGGGGCGACGCGCGCGGATGTCCAGCTCCAGCACCACCGCATCATCGTCAAGGTAAGCCGCCACCAGGCGCTTGGAACAGATGCGACTGCCGTCGCGCAGGCGTTCGCCGAGGCCGCGGCGCAGCTCGCGCGCGAACAGGCGGTTGGCGAAGTCGTACAGCGCCGGGCCGCCCAGTTCCGCGTGCTCCCGGCCGTCGTTGATGGCGGCGTCGAAGCGGGTGGCGGCGCGGCGGAAGGCCGGGTCGTCGAACTGCGCGGCGAAGTCGCCGGCGAGAAACTCGGCGCCGATGCGGGCCGTGTCGTGTCTTTGTTGCATGGCTACTCCTTGGATTTTTTCAGAACAGTTCGCCGGCGAGCAGGCCGATGCCGGCGCCGATCAGCGCACCGACCGGACCCGCGGCCGCTCCGTAGCTGGCGCCGATCATTGCGCCCACACCGGCGCCGGTGCCGGCGAGCTGTGCGCTCTGCTGCTCTTCCGCCAGCTTGAAGGCGTCGCGCGCGGAGTTGAGCGTGTGCTCGCGGCCGGCCGCCTCGCCCCAGAGGCCGGTGGCCTCCTGCTTGGCCGCCATGGCGGTGCCGAGCAGGCCGCTCATTGCGCACCCCCGCCATAGCGCTGCGCACTGCCACCGCCGAGGATGCGCGAGTCGCGTGCGTCCACTGCACGCGTGGCCTGGTTGGCGGCGTTGACGTCGGCCAGGCCCTGCGACAGGTCCTGTCGGCGCTGGATCGCGGTCTGCTGTGCCGGCGACAGGCGCAGGCCCTGGCCGGCGAAGCGCTGCTGCAGCTGTTCGCCGCTGGCGCGGTAGCTGCGCGCCACCGCGTCGCGCGAGGCCTGCACGGCGTTGGCGCGCTGTTCCGGGTTCTTGTACATCCAGATCAGCCGATCCTCGATCGGCCGGATGTTCTGCTTGTAGGTCTCGAAGTCGGCGCGGCGGATCGCGGCCAGCGTGCGGCTGGCGTAGTGCTTGTCGCGTTTGGCGATGCCCAGGGCATTGCGCTGGCCGCGCTCGGCCTCGGCCTGCTCCAGGTAGGTGGCGAACGGTGATAGGAATCCCATGGTGTGTCTCCCGATAGTAGGTTGTTGCTTTCTTGATTGGCGATGCTCTGGAAAGTCCGTTCGTGCTGAGCCTGTCGAAGCACGGGCGGGCTTCCCACGGTCCGTCAACGAGTTGCCGCCCACACTTCGACAGGCTCAGTGCGAACGGCAACTTGATCGTGGCTCCTCATCCGATAGGCTTGTCCATCCCCAGCTTGGCGCCCCAGCGTCCCGACCCGGTCGACGCTTCGCCGCTCCCGCGCAGCCCGTAGGCCGCGGCCATGCCGGCGACGGAACCCGCGGCCTCCAGCATCGCTGAGCGGCTGCCGAGGGCGCGCTGCGCATCGGCGATGGCGCGGTCCTGCGAGGCGTTGGCGGCTTCGGACAGGCCCTGCAGCGCCTGCGCGCGCTCGCCGCGGCCGATGTCGATCAGGGTCTGCAGGCCTTGCGCGTACTGGTCGTCGATCATCGCGTCGACACCGGCCAGGCCCTGTCCGCGGGCCTGCGCGCGGTCGTTGGCGAAGCCGGCCAGGCCCATGGCGTAGCGGCCCGAGCCCGGCGCGGCGCCGCTGGCGTAGAGACGGTTCTCCACGCCCTGCTGCGCCTGGCCGAAGGCCTGCGCGTAGTCGGCGCCGGCGCTGCCCAGGGCCTGCCTACGGCGCGGTGCCACGTCCATGGTATCGGCGAAGAATTCCTGCTGCAGCGGCAGCCAGCGCTGCTGCCAGTCGTCGTAGGACTCGGCGGCAATGGCCGCCATCTCGCGCTGCTCGGCGGTCTCGCCGGGTTCCTTCGGTTTGCTTCCCATGTGCTTACTCCTCAGATCTTCAATTGGTATTCGACGGCGCGCAGCTGCCAGCGCTCATCCAGCAGGCGCTCGAAGCCGCGGCGGCGGCTGCGGAAGGCCAGCGTGGCGGCGCCCACGGCGCGGGCGATGTCGATCAGCTGCGGCTGGTATTGCCGCAGCAGGTCGCGCCCGCCCTCGCCGTGGGCCAGCCACAGCAGCAGCTCGGGCCGGCCCGTGTCCTCGCGCGGATACTTCTTCAGCACCACGAAGCCGTCGGCGCTGCGGTACAGCTGGGCACGGCCGAAACGGCATTCGGCGTAGACCTCCTCGGGCGTTTCCTCGTCGCCCTGGAGGATCGCGGCCACCTGCGCGGCGATGCGCGGCCACTCGCGGCGGATGTCGGCGGGCTGGAGCATGTTCAGTACTCCAGGATCAGTGCGGCGGCGGCGGCGCTGCCCGGCGTGTTGCCGGCGGGGCAACCGCCACCGCCCGCGCCGTAGCCGCTGGCTGCGCCGCCGTTGGCATCCTTGCCGCCACGCCCGCCGGCGCCCAACGGCGTGTCGGCGCCATCGCCGCCGTCGTCGTGGATCGTCAGTGCCAGCGTCGCGGAGAAGCCGCCGCGGCCGTTGCGTCCGCTGAAGCCGAGCACGCGCGCGGCGTGGTCGCTGCCCACCGCCGCCGTGCCGCCCGCGCCACCGACACCCGCCGCCGTGCCTTGCGCGCCCGCACCGGCGACGATGCGGGCGTTGCCGCTGTCGCTGACCAGGTATGCGGCGCTGCCGGAGCCGGCGGGCGGGATGCGATAGGCGATGGCCTCGCCGGGGCTGACGATCAGCGTGCCCTCGCAGAGCGCCCCCGCGCCGCCGCCACCGCCGCCGGAGCGCGGGCCGCTGTTCTGCCCGGCCACACCCTGCGCGCCGGGGCCGAACAGGCGGAACTTAAGCGCATGGACGCCGGCCGGCACGGTCCAGCTCCTGGTCGTGGCGCTGCCGGTGGTGTCGGCGAACAGGCGCGGGTACGCGGCGAACTGCGTGATCTGCCCCTGCAGCTTGCCGACGATGGCCTGCAGGCCATCCGCGGCCGCCACCGGCGTGTTCTGCGGCTGCAGCGCCGGCAGCGGCTCGAAGAAGCGGTACTTGAGCGCGGCCATCAGAACGCCCGGTAGTAGACGGCGAGCTTGTCGCCCGAGACCAGCGCCGAAACACCCGCCGTGGCCAGGCCGCCGGCGAAGCTGACGCGGGTCTTGCTGGAGGCGCCGCCGGTGTAGTTGACGCTGTAGTCGTCGCCTTCCAGCTGCTCGCCGGCGCCGGCCACCGCCAGGCGCACGGAGTCCTGCGCCGCGACGTCGGGCAGGTCCACGTACTGGTTGCCGATGTCGGTGGGCGACAGCGTCACCGCGTGCCGGCGCGAGCGCTTGGCCACGGTGGCGCCGCTGACCGGATCGCGCCGCGTGGTCTGGTCCTTCTCCGCGGCGGCGGTGTCGGTCTTCACGCGCAGCTGGCCGCTGGCGTTGCCGGCGTTGGTGGACTCCAGGCCGCTCAGCGCGGCCAGGTCCACCGACAGGGTGTTGCCGACCTTGGCCAGCATGTCGCCGGCCTCGATCGACAGCACGCTGGGATAGGCGACGAAGTTCAGCGGGGTGACGCCGACCTCGATCGGGTTCTCGGTGGTGAGGATCACCTGGTAGCCGGCGTACTGCGTACCGTTGGTCACCGGGAAGTAGGCGCCCTTGGAGACCTCCGCGTCCTGGTCGAAGTCGGCGCGGCGCGTCAGCGTATAGCTGCCGCCGTCCAGCGCGGCGAGGTAGGGGCCGTTCTGGCTGGCATCGGCCTGGCCGACCAGGCCGATCGCGTCGCCGTGCAGGATCGTGCGGCCGTCCACCAGCAGCGGCGTGGCGCCGGTGAGCGCCAGGTTGCCCATGGCCAGCACGTCCACCGCCTCCTTCGGGTCCTGCTTGCCGTTGATGACGTTCTGCACGTACTCGACGGTGACGTAGTCCTTGTCGGCACTGGGCATCGCGAGCGCCGGCGCGGCCTTGGGCTGCACCTGCAGCTCCAGCTCGTTGGCCGAGGTGATCTTGAGGATGTCGATGTCGCCGCTGTTGGCGGCGTTGCGGCCGCGCAACATCTCGTTGTTGTCGAGCCGGATCTTGGCGCCGTTGATGGCGTTGTCTTCCACGAACTTGCGCTTGAGCTGTGACATGGGGGTTTACTCCTTGGGTTTTGGGTTGATGCGAAATCAGGTCAGGTACCTGAGGGAAAAGCTGTCGCCGCCTTCCAGCAGCAGCGCCAGCGCCAGACCGTCCCAGGACAGCCATGCGCCGGAGACGGAAAAATCGATGCCGGGTTTCTGCTCGATGCCGTGGTGGATGTTCAGCTCCACCTTCAGCGGATCGGCCGGTGCCTCGGCCAGGGCGACGCCGCGCGCGGCGAGCATCGCGGGCGTCACGGTGAAGTGCTCGGTGCAATAGGGGATCGCCGCCGCCTCGACGCGGCCGTCGTCGCGCATGCGCAGGTAGCGCCCGCCGCCCGGCGTCAGCAGCGGCTCGCCCGGCAGCACCAGCAGCAGGTCGCTGTCCAGCGCCACGCCAATGCGCCGCCGCCACTGCCCACTGCCCGGCGCGGTGGACAGGCCGCCATCCGCCGCCGCGTAGAGCACGTCGCCCGGGTTCCAGGCCCAGGCCTCGCAGCGCAGGCTCTCGCCGTCGGTGGCAATGGCGACCATGCCCTCGTCCTGCTGTGCGATGGCCACGCCCAGCAGCGCCGTGGCATGCGCGGGATTGCCGATGTCCGCCGGCACAGCGCCGGCCGCGCCGAAGGCCACTACCTGCCCCGGCTCCAGCGCCTGCGCCGCGGTCACCAGCAGGCGCGGCGTCCCGGCCGGCGGCGTGCCGGTCTCGACCGTTCGCGAGACGCGGCCTATCGCTTCCAGCAGCGCACGGCGCTGGCGTTCCAATGCGTCGCCGGAAGCGTCGAGCGCGGACTCCAGCCGCTCCAGGCGGATGCGGATCGCATCCACCGCGGCCCGCGCGGCGCGGATGCCGGCGTCGCTGCCGAACTCGCGCGGCGTGTGGATCGCGGGGGTGCGTGAGGCCATGGTGCGGGTGTTCCTGTGTGAAAACCCGCCGCGCAGGCGCAAGCCTCCCAGGCTCGCCTTGGGGGCGAACCGGGCTGCGGGTTCTTGGGGGTGTTAGGCCGGCGTGCCGGCTGGGGGTTACTTCAGGGTTTTGTGAGCGACAGGCGGGTCAGGACCCGCGCCTACTGCAATCACTCTTCAAGGCTACCCAGGAAAATGATCCTCCCAAGCGAGAGGGCAATGATCAGGACAAATGCCAGGTTCGCCGGCCGTGTGAAGAAAATCTTATTGCGATACGCGAGAACCAGACCGGCTACCGAAAGAAGTACCGACAACAGGCACAGGATCACCGCAATGCCCGCAGCGCCTTCCTCGATGCCGCGCGTCGTCCCCAATTCATCGGGCCATGCGGGGTACTTGTTCACATCCACGAAGAATGCAGTTGCATTGAGCAGTAATGCGGGAATGAGCAGGATCATGTCCTTTGCACGATTCATTCTTGAACCATTCCTGCGCCAGATGGATTGTGCCATGCCTGGACTTTAACGCATCGGCTCAATGGTCTTGACGAATACTCCATCGCCGAATCCTGCAAGCGAAACACAGACCGACCTCGTGTCCGACATGTATATCTGCAATGAGCTGAAAGTCATGATCACCAGCGCCGCATATAGAAAACCGCCACTGGCTGCGCCGCGTCGGCGCAACCACCAGTTGGAACCGGCGACAATCAACCCAATGAGGAAAGAAATCATCGAAAAGAAAACCACGCCCGTGGCGTTATCCAAGGAAACCCGCTCGGACAACGGACCGGCATCTTCCAATGCATAAGGTGAAATGCAATAAATCGTCGAGAGCAGAACAAAAATTCCGCCAAGCGAACACAGGCCAAGCAGAGCCCAGCCATAAAATCTCACGGAAGATCTCTTAGTTGATGCTCAAAAGGTGGACGTCCACTGCCCTTATCAGCAGTTCGACATCTTGCCTGGCCAGTGCCTTGCACCCTCTGGAATCCCCGGCCTCATCCAGCCGATAACCCAGAATGTAGTTTCCTAGCCGCAACTTGGCGTCACAGTAGGTCCATATCTTTCCCTGAAATGAGCCGGTTCCGGCGGTTCTGAACTTGACGGCGCCGAATTTGCTCTTCCCTGGCACGGGAAGGTTGATCCCGTCGGCGCCATCCCTCCATGACCACATGCGCCTCAATGCTTGAAAGTCTGTCTGATGGTAGGTAACAGAGAGCTGAACATGCCGCTTCGCACACCAGCGCCGCTTGAGTGTCAAAAGACTCCCGCCATCGAGAAAGCTGGGGTCTCTGGCGGCCTGAGGCCAATCCTCGTCGTATGTGTGTACTTCAATCTCTGGACATTCCCCCTCCGCCTCCGGCGTCTGGAGGGAAGCCCAAGCGGCATCGCGCAGAGCACGGGGATCAACCTGCGCCATGGAGTAAGTTTCCCAGTTGCAAAGAATGAATAAGAGACCGGCTACGACGCCGGCAGCGAGAACTTTTGTCAGAACGCGCTTCATCCTATCGATCTTCATTTTTCTTCGAGTAGATGTACTGCTCCGTTTCCACTGGGGCACGAATCACCTTTAGACCAGGCCAGGCGCGAACTTCCTTCCTTAACTGATCCAAGGTCATGCGATCTCCATACTTCTCATACAGATGAATACCAAGCCGGATCGCCGATGAATCAGGAGGGTCATCGAGGCCCTTTCGCCCCTCTCCTTCGAGTAGGGCTCGCCGCCACGCATTTGACCTCTCCTCCTTCTTTCCTCTTTTTCCATAGAGGGTGGCTAGCTGCGCAACTCCCGCCCCCGACAACAATGTATCACCGTGAAATCCTGAACGCCTTCCAATGTACCCGTAGTGAACATTGGACCATATCTCGTATCCGTATCGATCATTACCATCCTTGAACCATTCCGCAGGGGTTCCCTTGAATTTCCTGCGGTCCTCGCGGCCCACCGTCACACCGGTGCTGAGCATCGGCTTGTGATCCCAGGCATGTTCGGGCCATACCAGATTCGCCCATCCGGCAAGAGCCCAAGTCTTCTGAAGCTTTCTGTTTGCCTCCGCCAACATATTCACGGCCTTGCTTTGGTAGTTCTCCTTCATTTCCCCGTGCATGAAATCGGTAACTTCATCGAAGCTCCCTCTTGCCTCCGGCCCGCGACGCAGTTCTTCCAGGAGCGGATCAAGCACCCTCCCGGACGGCAAGGAGGGAGGCTTTCCGTCCTCGTGATACCTGCCAACGTCCGGCCCTTGCAGGCCCAGGGCTCCATGTTTTCCGT includes these proteins:
- a CDS encoding bacteriocin encodes the protein MSGLLGTAMAAKQEATGLWGEAAGREHTLNSARDAFKLAEEQQSAQLAGTGAGVGAMIGASYGAAAGPVGALIGAGIGLLAGELF
- a CDS encoding capsid cement protein encodes the protein MASRTPAIHTPREFGSDAGIRAARAAVDAIRIRLERLESALDASGDALERQRRALLEAIGRVSRTVETGTPPAGTPRLLVTAAQALEPGQVVAFGAAGAVPADIGNPAHATALLGVAIAQQDEGMVAIATDGESLRCEAWAWNPGDVLYAAADGGLSTAPGSGQWRRRIGVALDSDLLLVLPGEPLLTPGGGRYLRMRDDGRVEAAAIPYCTEHFTVTPAMLAARGVALAEAPADPLKVELNIHHGIEQKPGIDFSVSGAWLSWDGLALALLLEGGDSFSLRYLT
- a CDS encoding polymorphic toxin type 44 domain-containing protein — protein: MNGYRNSNKSFMDGFLRGQDFVAKLQLDSDIEEAQKAGVGNDGKHGALGLQGPDVGRYHEDGKPPSLPSGRVLDPLLEELRRGPEARGSFDEVTDFMHGEMKENYQSKAVNMLAEANRKLQKTWALAGWANLVWPEHAWDHKPMLSTGVTVGREDRRKFKGTPAEWFKDGNDRYGYEIWSNVHYGYIGRRSGFHGDTLLSGAGVAQLATLYGKRGKKEERSNAWRRALLEGEGRKGLDDPPDSSAIRLGIHLYEKYGDRMTLDQLRKEVRAWPGLKVIRAPVETEQYIYSKKNEDR